One genomic segment of Panicum virgatum strain AP13 chromosome 2N, P.virgatum_v5, whole genome shotgun sequence includes these proteins:
- the LOC120659327 gene encoding WPP domain-associated protein-like, whose product MARIQPVLDERMDPFLGRLTIPTTINQSWCTAQSGLPLFNGPFPEARISSAELNNSFTEFKDASVPSDVANNFEPFATVVSRLHQHLLAANVDVTYTEYLDLMKVEVDQWLNKLTEDIRVFKSYSLTHKYDANGSCSAACHVGKLTEIDEGFNSLKVLLVVVFQQIREMFALVNASIRDLQWEHELQLDVTGIIIRDCIRGLQDELERKLYEQSSIVRSLSKNWQETVAQCASIREDLIAISDILLPSEEEPHVPLCRHESLGNWSDRWKFSFFRKRTHQDHSLSSSEQNQNSATQKSISPSEVISEKSDFRHLKGMNRQQILNYFRSEISKLKRLHELDLQEKTEELFKFKREKWSLALKYDVEFEPLRKKFPEVISRFDQIMSNGVAAPTTCSTSDALDERSRLNNRIDSLYRDNQHLRCLLAEKTKNAQELSCQISDASRKMSLQYSLEKQHLRQINNSKEEYDDLYVESTIRDEIYQTVMRKLADHHRNILEDTAQKFHVKLSSYETALSEKDKALCLSNEENRKLKEKLSTLEKEHFIHYKQQDPELNKEESEEMILRDIEMEPHVAPRRPYEISDQDMPYEELIKLNQTLEVASTTLKEVETKTLDYSDILGKREQEEQLDCILVSIMDLSKEFVEIEHKMSEDVKGNEKKTEILNDRCNHMVQQAIVLTKKGLWYKNMIDTRRSELQKAESEVDILGNKVNALLSLVQKIYITLEHYSSVFQHHPVLLDAFLKTCKLVAGIRSRQKEELQDTT is encoded by the exons ATGGCGCGGATCCAGCCT GTTCTGGATGAAAGAATGGACCCATTTCTTGGTAGATTGACTATACCAACCACCATTAACCAATCATGGTGTACTGCTCAGAGCGGCCTGCCCTTGTTCAATGGGCCTTTCCCTGAAGCTAGGATTTCTTCTGCAGAGCTTAACAACAGTTTTACCGAGTTCAAGGATGCATCTGTGCCATCTGATGTTGCAaacaactttgaaccatttgcAACTGTAGTGTCAAGGTTGCATCAACACCTTCTGGCTGCAAATGTTGACGTTACTTATACAGAGTACTTAGATTTGATGAAAGTAGAAGTTGATCAGTGGCTTAATAAGCTCACTGAGGACATAAGGGTCTTCAAAAGCTATAGCTTGACCCATAAATATGATGCAAATGGTTCATGCTCTGCAGCTTGCCATGTCGGGAAGCTAACTGAGATAGATGAGGGGTTCAACAGCTTGAAGGTGCTGCTGGTTGTGGTGTTCCAACAAATTAGAGAGATGTTCGCATTGGTCAATGCTTCAATTCGTGATCTTCAGTGGGAACATGAATTACAGTTAGATGTTACTGGCATTATTATTAGAGACTGCATTAGAGGTCTTCAGGACGAGCTAGAGAGGAAATTGtatgagcaaagttccatagTGAGGAGTCTAAGCAAAAACTGGCAGGAAACTGTGGCTCAGTGTGCTTCCATCCGTGAAGACCTGATTGCTATTTCTGATATACTATTACCTTCAGAAGAGGAACCCCACGTTCCCCTTTGTAGGCATGAAAGTTTGGGTAACTGGAGCGACAGATGGAAGTTCAGCTTTTTCAGAAAGAGAACACATCAGGATCATTCTCTATCTTCCTCAGAGCAAAACCAGAATTCTGCGACACAGAAATCTATAAGTCCCAGTGAAGTTATTTCAGAAAAATCTGATTTCCGACATCTGAAGGGTATGAATAGACAACAAATTCTTAACTACTTCAGATCTGAGATCAGTAAATTAAAAAGGCTGCATGAGTTGGATTTGCAAGAGAAAACAGAAGAGCTGTTCAAATTCAAACGAGAGAAATGGTCATTGGCTCTTAAGTATGATGTAGAATTCGAGCCTCTAAGGAAGAAATTCCCTGAGGTCATTTCAAGATTTGACCAAATCATGTCCAATGGAGTGGCAGCACCTACAACCTGCAGTACTAGTGATGCACTTGATGAAAGAAGCAGATTGAATAATAGAATTGATTCACTATATCGTGACAACCAGCATCTTCGGTGTTTGCTTGCAGAGAAAACGAAGAATGCTCAGGAATTATCATGCCAGATATCTGATGCCAGTAGGAAAATGTCACTTCAATATTCTCTAGAAAAACAACATTTGAGGCAAATCAACAACAGCAAAGAAGAGTATGATGATCTTTATGTCGAAAGTACAATCAGAGATGAAATTTACCAAACTGTTATGAGAAAATTGGCTGATCATCATAGGAACATCTTGGAGGATACTGCCCAAAAGTTTCATGTAAAACTGTCCTCATATGAAACTGCACTCTCAGAAAAGGACAAGGCGTTGTGTTTATCTAATGAAGAAAATCGAAAGCTAAAGGAAAAGCTGTCGACACTAGAAAAGGAGCATTTTATCCATTATAAGCAGCAAGATCCAGAGCTAAACAAGGAAGAGAGTGAGGAAATGATACTTCGTGATATTGAGATGGAGCCTCATGTGGCACCACGAAGACCATATGAGATTTCTGATCAGGACATGCCTTATGAGGAGCTCATCAAGCTGAATCAGACTTTAGAGGTTGCCTCAACCACCTTAAAAGAAGTTGAAACAAAAACGTTAGATTACAGTGATATCCTAGGTAAAAGAGAGCAAGAAGAGCAGCTAGATTGCATTCTGGTATCAATCATGGATCTATCAAAAGAGTTTGTGGAGATTGAACATAAAATGTCAGAAGATGTAAAAGGGAATGAGAAAAA GACAGAAATCCTGAATGATCGATGCAACCATATGGTACAACAAGCCATTGTACTGACGAAGAAAGGCCTATGGTACAAGAACATGATTGACACAAGACGTTCTGAGCTTCAAAAAGCAGAATCTGAG GTAGATATTTTGGGAAACAAGGTCAATGCACTCTTAAGCCTTGTTCAAAAGATATACATAACTCTTGAGCACTACTCTTCTGTTTTCCAGCATCATCCTGTG CTACTGGATGCTTTCTTGAAGACATGCAAGCTTGTTGCAGGTATAAGAAGCAGGCAAAAAGAGGAATTGCAAGATACAACATAA
- the LOC120659328 gene encoding N-acetyl-D-glucosamine kinase-like, which translates to MQRHTGRDMWEAEVCQSPRMGSVILGVDGGASNTVCVCIPAAMPFNDPLPVLSRTVAGCSNQNSVGEDRARETLERVMSQALLKARRRRSNVCAVCLAVAGVNHPIDQQRMLDWLREIFPSHVKLFVENDAVAALASGTMGKLHGCVLIAGTGTIAYGFTSDGREARAAGAGPVLGDWGSGYGISAQAMTAVVRAYDGRGPETVLTNNILDFLGLASPDELIGWTYEDQSWARIADLLPVVVESAESGDEVANKILHNSVGELASSVKAVVQRLELGGEDGKHPFPLVMVGKVLEANKRWDIGKEVIDCVTKHYPGAYPIHPKVEPAVGAALLAWNAIASELDGDIRSVQ; encoded by the exons ATGCAGCGGCACACGGGGCGGGACATGTGGGAGGCGGAGGTGTGCCAGAGCCCGCGCATGGGCAGCGTCATCctcggcgtcgacggcggcgccagCAACACCGTCTGCGTCTGCATCCCCGCCGCCATGCCCTTCAACGACCCGCTGCCCGTCCTCTCACGCACCGTCGCGGGATGCTCCAACCAAAACTCCGTCGGAG AGGACAGAGCAAGGGAGACCCTAGAGAGAGTGATGTCGCAGGCGCTGCTCAAGGCGCGCCGAAGACGATCAAACGTGTGCGCCGTCTGCTTGGCCGTAGCAGGGGTCAACCATCCAATCGACCAGCAGAGAATGCTGGATTGGCTCAG ggagATTTTTCCAAGCCATGTCAAGCTGTTTGTCGAGAATGACGCGGTGGCAGCATTAGCAAGTGGAACTATGGGCAAGCTCCACGGGTGTGTGCTGATCGCAGGGACAGGGACGATAGCTTATGGGTTCACCAGCGACGGCAGGGAAGCCCGAGCAGCAGGTGCAGGGCCGGTTCTAGGTGACTGGGGCAG TGGATATGGGATTTCTGCACAGGCAATGACAGCAGTGGTCAGAGCTTATGATGGCAGGGGTCCTGAAACGGTGCTTACAAACAATATCCTTGATTTTCTTGGGCTGGCATCACCAGACGAATTGATAGG ATGGACATACGAAGACCAATCGTGGGCTCGGATTGCTGACCTTCTTCCAGTTGTGGTAGAATCTGCTGAGAGTGGTGATGAGGTGGCAAACAAGATCCTACACAATTCAGTTGGTGAACTAGCTTCCAGTGTTAAAGCTGTAGTGCAAAGGCTTGAACTTGGTGGTGAAG ATGGCAAACATCCATTTCCACTTGTTATGGTTGGTAAAGTCCTTGAGGCAAACAAGAGGTGGGACATTGGGAAAGAAGTGATAGATTGTGTTACAAAACATTACCCAGGTGCTTATCCAATACACCCCAAG GTGGAGCCAGCAGTTGGTGCAGCATTATTAGCATGGAATGCTATAGCAAGCGAATTAGATGGCGATATTAGAAGTGTTCAATAA